The Candidatus Caldatribacterium sp. region GGAGGGGGTAGAGGGCTTTGCACTGGAGGACCTTCCGGTGCAGCGGGTGGTGGTACCCTTCCGAAAGCCTCCCCTTCCTTCGGTGACTTCCCTCAAGGAAGAACTCTCCAAGAGAATTCCTCTTTCCTCCTTTTCCCGGGAGGCTCTGCGGGGGCTCTCTCTCCTTGGAGAGGAAGACGAAGCCCTTTTTGAGGTTTTCTGGGACGAAAAGGAGGTTTTTGCCGTCTCCTCACCTCCGGAAGAGGAATTCCTGGGGGTCGCTTTTGACCTTGGGACAACGACGGTGGCCGGCGCGCTCCTTTCCCTGCGCTCGGGAAAGGTGCTCGCTCAAGAGGGAGCACTCAACGAGCAGGTGCGTTTTGGAGCCGATGTGATTTCTCGCCTCCGGGCGATTCAGGACCACCCTGAAAACCTCGAGGCTCTCCAGAGAAGTGCCATTGAGACGATGAACACCCTCATTGCGAAGCTCTGCGAAAGAACAGGACAAAGAAAGGACCGCATCTTTGCCGTCACCGTTGCGGGGAATACCATCATGGAACACCTCTTCCTCGGTCTTTCCCCCTTGAGCATTGGTGTGGCGCCGTATGTGCCAGTCATCCGGGAGGGGTATCTCCTCCGGGCAAAAGAAGTGGGGCTTTCGGTGCACCAGGAAGCTTCGGTCTATGTTCTACCCTGTGTTGCCGGGTACGTCGGAGGAGATATCGTGGGGGGGATTGGGGTTTTTCGAATCCACGAGGCGGAAAAACCCACTCTCTACATCGATGTCGGGACGAATGGGGAAATTGTCCTCGCCTTTCAGGGGAAAATTTTCGCCTGCGGAACGGCGGCGGGTCCGGCCTTTGAAGGGGCAGGAATCCGCTTCGGCATGCGGGCCTCCCTGGGGGCGATTTCGGCGGTTTCTCTTGAGAACGGAGAGATTGCTCTGACTACCATTGGAGGTGTTCCCCCGCGCGGTATCTGCGGTACGGGCCTCATCGACACCATGGCGGAGCTCCGAAAGGTGGGGATTCTCAGTCCAAAGGGGCGATTGCAGGGGAACGGGCACTGGTCTCTGTTCCTTGAAGAGAAGGAGGGGGAGAAGAGATTTGTTCTCTCAAAAGACCCTTACGTCTTTGTGACAGAGAAGGATGTGGAGAAGCTCCAGCTTGCCCTGGCGGCTTTAAGGGCGGGAAGGAGCATTCTCCTCAAAGAAGCTCACCTCAGGGAGGAGGATATCGAGGAAGTGGTTCTTGCGGGAGCTTTCGGAAGCTACATTCGCCCAGAGAGCGCAAGAACCATCGGACTCATCCCCAAAGATGTCCCGGCCCGCTCGGTGGGTAACGCTTCCCTTGCCGGAGCCCGGAGAGCACTTCTTTCCCGGGAATTTCGGGAAACCCTTGAGGACATTGCCCGCCGGGTGCACTACGTTGAGCTTTCAGCTCGCCGGGATTTTGAAGACGCATTCTGCGAAGGATTGATACTACCAGAGTAGGGTAGGAGGGTTGGTCATGGCAGTGGTTAAGCCCTTTTTGGGGTACCGCTACGCGGAGAAGTACATCAAGGAACGGGGGATTGAAAGGCTTGTTGCTCCCCCCTATGATGTGATCTCGGAAAAAGAAAGGCAGAGGCTTGCCGAGGAAGAGTACAACTTCGTGCACCTTATCCTCGGCAAGGACGAGAGCGGATACCAGAACGCCGCTTCTCGACTCCGCTCTTGGATTGCCCAGGGAGTGTTCGTGCGCGACGATGTTCCATCCTTCTACATCTACGAGCAGGAATTTGAGCTGAATTCCTTTGGTCGCAGGACACGCACCGGTCTTGTGGCTTTGGTGCGTATTGAGGATTTCGAGAAGCGCATCATTTTCCCTCACGAGCGCACCATGCCCAAGTACTCCCTGGACCGCCTGGAGCTCCTTCGGGCAACCCGGGCCAATCTCGAGCAGATTTTCTGCCTCTACAACGACCCCCAGAGGACCATTGACGCCATCCTTGAGGAGCACAAACGTCCCGAAGCGGAGCTTTTTGCCTTTACCGACTCCCGGGGAGTTGTGCATCGGCTCTTTCGGCTCTCCGATGAAAAGGCCATTGCCCACATCCGAAAGGTTCTCAATCCCCGTACCCTCATCATTGCTGATGGGCACCACCGGTACGAAACCTGCCTCATGTACCGGAAAGAACAAAGAGCTGCTCTCTCCGATCCCCTTGAGGAAATCCCCGAGGACTACACCATGATGACCCTTGTGAACATCCACAACCCTGGGCTCCTCATTCTCCCCACCCATCGCTTAGTGCATAGTCTCCCTGAGGAGCGCCTTGCCGATTTCTTTGCAAAGTGCGAGAAGTACTTCGAGGTTCGATTCTTCTCCAACGAGCGGGAGATGGAGGAATTCCTGCAGGAGGCTCCACCGTTCACCATTGGGGTGTACGAGAGGAAAAACGAGCAGTGGGCAACCATAACGCTTAAGGACCCTCGAATCATGGATGAGCGGCTGGGCGAAGAGAACGTGAACCGGCACCTGGATACCACGATTCTCCACGAGCTCGTCTTCCGTGACATCCTGGGTCTCAACAGTGAAGGCAAAGAAGAAAGCGAGTTCGTTGACTACCTTCGAGGGACCAAGGACGTTTTCGCCATCGCCCGGGAGGAGAATAAGTACCAGCTCGTGTTCGTCATGCGCCCAACCCCTATTGAGCAGGTCGAGAAAGCGGTGGCGAAGTTCCAGCGCATGCCCCAGAAGTCAACGTACTTCTACCCCAAAGCCTGGAGTGGCCTTGTCTTTCGGATGATGGAGGGGTGAAATGCCTCTTTTCCAAGTTGCTTTAGACCTCTGGGAGAGAGAAAAAGCCCTTACCCTTGCCCAGCGCCTCCTTCCTTACGTGGATATCCTTGAGGTGGGGACGCCTCTCCTTCTCTCCTGCGGCCTCTTTTTTGTGGAGTCCCTCCGGAAGGTGGCGGGGAAGAAGCTCATTTTTGTTGATGCCAAAATCGTGGATGCGGGGGAAGAGGAAGCAAGGGCGGTTTTTGAGAGAGGTGGGGACATCGTTTCCGTCCTTGGAGGAGCATCCCGTACCACCCTTGAGGGGGTAAAGAGGGCGGCTCAGGCCTTCGGGAAGCGGTGGGCGGTGGATACAATTGACCTTCTCCCGAATGCACTGAATGTCCCTCTCCTTGAAGAACTGAAGCCCGATTTCCTGGGTCTCCACGTTCCCCATGATGTGGTCTTTGG contains the following coding sequences:
- a CDS encoding orotidine 5'-phosphate decarboxylase, coding for MPLFQVALDLWEREKALTLAQRLLPYVDILEVGTPLLLSCGLFFVESLRKVAGKKLIFVDAKIVDAGEEEARAVFERGGDIVSVLGGASRTTLEGVKRAAQAFGKRWAVDTIDLLPNALNVPLLEELKPDFLGLHVPHDVVFGDPKAWERVTFPLSFLRKFPLLVAGGITPEVLPLLLETFRPEVVVVGSAVTKSPFPEKVAERVRRILDAFPGKDS
- a CDS encoding DUF1015 domain-containing protein, with translation MAVVKPFLGYRYAEKYIKERGIERLVAPPYDVISEKERQRLAEEEYNFVHLILGKDESGYQNAASRLRSWIAQGVFVRDDVPSFYIYEQEFELNSFGRRTRTGLVALVRIEDFEKRIIFPHERTMPKYSLDRLELLRATRANLEQIFCLYNDPQRTIDAILEEHKRPEAELFAFTDSRGVVHRLFRLSDEKAIAHIRKVLNPRTLIIADGHHRYETCLMYRKEQRAALSDPLEEIPEDYTMMTLVNIHNPGLLILPTHRLVHSLPEERLADFFAKCEKYFEVRFFSNEREMEEFLQEAPPFTIGVYERKNEQWATITLKDPRIMDERLGEENVNRHLDTTILHELVFRDILGLNSEGKEESEFVDYLRGTKDVFAIAREENKYQLVFVMRPTPIEQVEKAVAKFQRMPQKSTYFYPKAWSGLVFRMMEG
- a CDS encoding DUF4445 domain-containing protein, translating into MVRVRVVSLGRTLEGREGESLFSIFQREGIPLESYCGGMGSCGKCLIRILKGNVSPPTDLERAHLGERVEKGFRLACQVVAFGDIFCDVSFSLRGASFTLLGEEGVEGFALEDLPVQRVVVPFRKPPLPSVTSLKEELSKRIPLSSFSREALRGLSLLGEEDEALFEVFWDEKEVFAVSSPPEEEFLGVAFDLGTTTVAGALLSLRSGKVLAQEGALNEQVRFGADVISRLRAIQDHPENLEALQRSAIETMNTLIAKLCERTGQRKDRIFAVTVAGNTIMEHLFLGLSPLSIGVAPYVPVIREGYLLRAKEVGLSVHQEASVYVLPCVAGYVGGDIVGGIGVFRIHEAEKPTLYIDVGTNGEIVLAFQGKIFACGTAAGPAFEGAGIRFGMRASLGAISAVSLENGEIALTTIGGVPPRGICGTGLIDTMAELRKVGILSPKGRLQGNGHWSLFLEEKEGEKRFVLSKDPYVFVTEKDVEKLQLALAALRAGRSILLKEAHLREEDIEEVVLAGAFGSYIRPESARTIGLIPKDVPARSVGNASLAGARRALLSREFRETLEDIARRVHYVELSARRDFEDAFCEGLILPE